From one Perca flavescens isolate YP-PL-M2 chromosome 4, PFLA_1.0, whole genome shotgun sequence genomic stretch:
- the LOC114553812 gene encoding histone-lysine N-methyltransferase 2D-like, translating into MFLLPCWQTLAQSSAQLTLCLPGPQRGIAFADGRPRVFDVLPGLQKGSTFDLPVRPPERFCPRRRPPEAPRRTVRPPEGLHFRRRPPVSLRRWSPESSRRPVRPPEGFHLHRWPPEGSRLRCRPPESLRGPVCPPECLRRPAKLPAGFRPPDHVPSWDVGSQALCPQFPGSHFLAPYDS; encoded by the coding sequence ATGTTCCTGTTGCCTTGTTGGCAGACACTGGCCCAGTCTTCAGCCCAGCTGACCCTTTGCCTGCCCGGCCCTCAGAGGGGTATCGCCTTCGCCGATGGCCGCCCGAGAGTCTTCGACGTCCTGCCTGGTCTCCAGAAGGGCTCTACCTTTGACCTTCCTGTTCGGCCGCCTGAGAGGTTTTGCCCTCGCCGCCGACCGCCTGAGGCTCCTCGCCGTACTGTTCGGCCGCCTGAGGGGCTCCACTTTCGCCGCCGGCCGCCTGTGAGTCTTCGCCGCTGGTCGCCTGAGAGTTCTCGACGTCCTGTTCGCCCGCCAGAAGGGTTTCACCTTCATCGCTGGCCGCCAGAAGGGTCCCGCCTTCGCTGCCGGCCACCAGAGAGTCTTCGCGGCCCTGTCTGCCCTCCAGAATGTCTTCGACGCCCGGCTAAGCTGCCAGCAGGTTTTCGTCCACCGGACCACGTGCCTAGCTGGGACGTCGGTTCTCAAGCcctctgtcctcagttccctGGGTCCCACTTCCTGGCCCCGTATGACTCTTGA